From the Solanum pennellii chromosome 4, SPENNV200 genome, one window contains:
- the LOC107016197 gene encoding methyltransferase-like protein 2 isoform X2, translating to MEENQLMESGVSQLNSNAFFIDPVRILNRSYTRFRVSPSTYYSRFFDSLNSAQSPKASEDFRKGKRKRKKKIQSLNEREQIADRRHQEVKPFLLKAHEALLEATDLLKVLRNLRNDGCAVGECKELSKETSELSFMELGGVWQAPLYEIVLNYQQDDKTLQNGGSPLAQSIEQRETPVFNNLVANEGSYDIEAELFNHKYIIPKRSCFYMSDMQQIDSLIPAGSDCGFNLIVIDPPWENGSARQKVRYPTLPSRYFLSLPVKQLCHTAGALVALWVTNREKLRDFVENDLFPKWGVTYAASFYWLKVKANGMLTGELDLFHHRPYECLLLGYCDGKDTHSGNLTRSNPIPDNRVFISVPGDYSRKPPIGELLSCNFFLIHMD from the exons ATGGAAGAGAATCAGTTGATGGAATCAGGAGTTTCTCAGCTGAACTCAAATGCCTTCTTCATCGACCCGGTTCGAATACTCAACCGTTCTTATACCCGGTTTAGGGTTTCGCCTTCTACGTATTACTCTCGCTTCTTCGATTCCTTGAACTCAGCACAATCTCCAAAAGCTTCCGAAGATTTTAGAAAAGGAAAACgtaagaggaagaagaagattcAATCTCTAAACGAGCGCGAACAAATAGCCGATCGTCGTCACCAG gaggtgaAGCCATTCTTGTTGAAAGCGCATGAAGCTCTGCTCGAAGCTACTGATCTTTTGAAAGTTTTGAGAAATTTGAGGAATGATGGATGTGCCGTGGGGGAATGTAAGGAGTTGTCGAAGGAAACTAGTGAACTTTCCTTTATGGAGCTTGGAGGTGTTTGGCAAGCTCCATTGTATGAGATTGTTCTCAATTATCAGCAAGATGATAAGACTTTGCAAAATGGAG GTTCTCCGCTTGCTCAGAGTATTGAACAAAGAGAGACCCCTGTATTTAATAATCTTGTTGCCAATGAGGGAAGCTATGATATAGAGGCTGAGCTTTTTAATCACAAGTATATTATTCCCAAAAGGAGTTGTTTTTATATG TCTGATATGCAGCAGATTGACAGCTTAATCCCAG CTGGTTCTGATTGTGGCTTCAATCTCATAGTTATAGACCCCCCTTGGGAAAATGGTAGTGCTCGTCAGAAAGTTAG GTATCCAACTTTGCCTAGCCGATACTTCTTATCTCTCCCTGTCAAGCAACTTTGTCATACGGCTGGAGCACTTGTTGCATTGTGGGTTACCAACAGGGAGAAGTTGCGAGATTTTGTGGAAAATGATTTATTTCCCAAATGGGGAGTAACATATGCTGCTAGCTTTTATTGGTTGAAG GTCAAGGCCAATGGAATGTTGACTGGTGAATTGGATCTCTTTCATCACCGACCATATGAATGTCTTCTCCTAGGTTACTGTGATGGAAAG GATACACATTCTGGGAATTTAACAAGATCGAATCCTATACCGGATAATCGAGTGTTCATTAGTGTTCCTGGTGATTATTCAAGGAAACCCCCCATTGGAG AATTGTTgtcttgtaatttttttcttatccaCATGGATTAG
- the LOC107016197 gene encoding methyltransferase-like protein 2 isoform X1: MEENQLMESGVSQLNSNAFFIDPVRILNRSYTRFRVSPSTYYSRFFDSLNSAQSPKASEDFRKGKRKRKKKIQSLNEREQIADRRHQEVKPFLLKAHEALLEATDLLKVLRNLRNDGCAVGECKELSKETSELSFMELGGVWQAPLYEIVLNYQQDDKTLQNGGSPLAQSIEQRETPVFNNLVANEGSYDIEAELFNHKYIIPKRSCFYMSDMQQIDSLIPAGSDCGFNLIVIDPPWENGSARQKVRYPTLPSRYFLSLPVKQLCHTAGALVALWVTNREKLRDFVENDLFPKWGVTYAASFYWLKVKANGMLTGELDLFHHRPYECLLLGYCDGKDTHSGNLTRSNPIPDNRVFISVPGDYSRKPPIGELLLDYVPGSMPARCIELFAREMIAGWTSWGNEPLHFQDSRYFVSKTTEN, from the exons ATGGAAGAGAATCAGTTGATGGAATCAGGAGTTTCTCAGCTGAACTCAAATGCCTTCTTCATCGACCCGGTTCGAATACTCAACCGTTCTTATACCCGGTTTAGGGTTTCGCCTTCTACGTATTACTCTCGCTTCTTCGATTCCTTGAACTCAGCACAATCTCCAAAAGCTTCCGAAGATTTTAGAAAAGGAAAACgtaagaggaagaagaagattcAATCTCTAAACGAGCGCGAACAAATAGCCGATCGTCGTCACCAG gaggtgaAGCCATTCTTGTTGAAAGCGCATGAAGCTCTGCTCGAAGCTACTGATCTTTTGAAAGTTTTGAGAAATTTGAGGAATGATGGATGTGCCGTGGGGGAATGTAAGGAGTTGTCGAAGGAAACTAGTGAACTTTCCTTTATGGAGCTTGGAGGTGTTTGGCAAGCTCCATTGTATGAGATTGTTCTCAATTATCAGCAAGATGATAAGACTTTGCAAAATGGAG GTTCTCCGCTTGCTCAGAGTATTGAACAAAGAGAGACCCCTGTATTTAATAATCTTGTTGCCAATGAGGGAAGCTATGATATAGAGGCTGAGCTTTTTAATCACAAGTATATTATTCCCAAAAGGAGTTGTTTTTATATG TCTGATATGCAGCAGATTGACAGCTTAATCCCAG CTGGTTCTGATTGTGGCTTCAATCTCATAGTTATAGACCCCCCTTGGGAAAATGGTAGTGCTCGTCAGAAAGTTAG GTATCCAACTTTGCCTAGCCGATACTTCTTATCTCTCCCTGTCAAGCAACTTTGTCATACGGCTGGAGCACTTGTTGCATTGTGGGTTACCAACAGGGAGAAGTTGCGAGATTTTGTGGAAAATGATTTATTTCCCAAATGGGGAGTAACATATGCTGCTAGCTTTTATTGGTTGAAG GTCAAGGCCAATGGAATGTTGACTGGTGAATTGGATCTCTTTCATCACCGACCATATGAATGTCTTCTCCTAGGTTACTGTGATGGAAAG GATACACATTCTGGGAATTTAACAAGATCGAATCCTATACCGGATAATCGAGTGTTCATTAGTGTTCCTGGTGATTATTCAAGGAAACCCCCCATTGGAG AGCTGCTGCTAGATTATGTGCCGGGGTCTATGCCTGCTCGTTGCATTGAACTATTCGCTAGAGAAATGATCGCTGGCTGGACTTCTTGGGGGAATGAACCTCTTCATTTTCAGGATTCGAGATATTTTGTTAGTAAGACAACAGAAAATTGA
- the LOC107015812 gene encoding geranylgeranyl pyrophosphate synthase, chloroplastic: protein MRSMNVVDSWVQACLVINQSLPYNSFNGLMKINLKNRKFLKQSLCYRPFSSVTVSAIATNEKVVMEKEEFDFKVYVAEKAICVNRALDEAIMVKDPPMIHEAMRYSLLAGGKRVRPMLCFAACELVGGNQGNAMAAACAVEMIHTMSLIHDDLPCMDDDDLRRGKPTNHKVYGEDVAVLAGDALLAFAFEYLATATIGVPPSRILVAVAELAKSVGTEGLVAGQVADLACTGNPNVGLEMLEFIHIHKTAALLEASVVIGAILGGGADEEVDKLRRFARCIGLLFQVVDDILDVTKSSSELGKTAGKDLAVDKTTYPKLLGLEKAKEFAAELNGEAKQQLAAFDSHKAAPLIALADYIANRQN, encoded by the coding sequence ATGAGATCTATGAATGTTGTTGATTCATGGGTTCAAGCTTGTTTAGTTATCAATCAATCTTTACCTTACAATTCGTTTAATGGATtgatgaaaatcaatttgaaaaatcGAAAATTTTTGAAACAGAGTTTATGTTATAGACCATTTTCATCTGTAACTGTTTCAGCTATTGCTACCAATGAGAAAGTTGTTATGgaaaaagaagaatttgatTTCAAGGTTTACGTAGCTGAGAAGGCGATTTGTGTAAATAGAGCTTTGGATGAGGCTATAATGGTAAAAGACCCACCTATGATCCATGAAGCAATGCGTTATTCGCTTCTCGCCGGCGGGAAGAGAGTCCGGCCGATGCTCTGTTTTGCTGCCTGTGAACTTGTTGGGGGAAACCAAGGGAATGCTATGGCGGCTGCTTGTGCTGTTGAGATGATACATACTATGTCTCTTATTCATGATGATTTGCCTTGTATGGATGACGACGATCTCCGCCGTGGAAAGCCGACGAATCATAAAGTGTACGGTGAGGATGTGGCGGTCCTCGCCGGAGATGCGCTACTTGCTTTCGCATTCGAGTACCTCGCTACCGCTACAATCGGAGTTCCTCCGTCGAGGATCCTCGTTGCTGTCGCCGAATTGGCGAAATCTGTTGGAACGGAAGGGTTAGTAGCTGGACAAGTAGCGGATTTAGCTTGTACTGGTAACCCTAATGTGGGATTAGAAATGCTTGAATTCATTCACATACACAAAACGGCGGCGTTGCTAGAAGCTTCCGTTGTAATCGGAGCAATCCTCGGCGGCGGAGCTGATGAAGAAGTGGATAAGTTAAGGAGATTTGCCCGATGCATCGGTTTATTGTTTCAGGTAGTTGATGATATCCTTGACGTGACAAAGTCGTCGTCGGAGCTCGGAAAAACCGCCGGAAAAGATTTGGCGGTTGATAAAACGACGTATCCGAAGCTGCTGGGATTGGAAAAGGCTAAGGAATTTGCGGCGGAGCTCAACGGCGAAGCTAAACAACAGCTGGCGGCGTTTGATTCACACAAAGCTGCTCCATTGATTGCTTTAGCAGATTACATTGCTAATCGTCAAAATTAG
- the LOC107018140 gene encoding NEDD8-conjugating enzyme Ubc12-like, with amino-acid sequence MIKLFKVKEKQREQAENANGKPPVKKQSPGELRLHKDISELNLPKTCSISFPNGKDDLMNFEVTIRPDEGYYMGGTFTFSFSISPIYPHEAPKVKCKTKVYHPNIDLEGNVCLNILREDWKPVLSINTIIYGLYHLFTEPNHEDPLNHDAAAVLRDNPKMFESNVRRAMHGGYVGQTFFTRCM; translated from the exons ATGATTAAGTTGttcaaagtaaaagaaaagcAGAGAGAACAAGCTGAGAACGCAAATGGAAAGCCACCAGTCAAGAAACAAAGTCCAGGAGAGTTGCGTCTTCATAAAG ATATAAGTGAGCTAAATCTACCCAAAACATGTAGCATATCATTTCCCAATGGAAAAGATGACCTCATGAACTTTGAAGTCACCATTCGGCCTGATGAAGGATATTATAT GGGTGGCACATTTACGTTCTCTTTCAGTATTTCTCCAATATATCCTCACGAGGCACCAAAGGTTAAGTGCAAGACAAAG GTTTACCACCCAAATATCGACTTGGAAGGAAATGTGTGTCTCAACATTCTTCGAGAAGACTGGAAGCCTGTGCTCAGCATTAACACCATTATCTATGGCTTATATCATCTGTTCACg GAGCCGAATCATGAGGATCCCCTCAATCACGATGCAGCTGCTGTATTGAGAGACAACCCGAAGATGTTTGAATCCAATGTCAGAAGGGCAATGCATGGGGGCTATGTCGGGCAAACGTTCTTTACCCGTTGCATGTAG
- the LOC107018294 gene encoding protein BRASSINAZOLE-RESISTANT 1-like: MMWEGGGLPVEGGGGGGEGGGGGGGGSGGGSGRRKPSWRERENNRRRERRRRAIAAKIYSGLRAQGNYNLPKHCDNNEVLKALCVEAGWVVEPDGTTYRKGCRPTPMEIGGTSANITPSSSRNPSPPSSYFASPIPSYQVSPTSSSFPSPSRGDANMSSHPFAFLHSSIPLSLPPLRISNSAPVTPPLSSPTRVPKQIFNLETLARESMSALNIPFYAASAPTSPTRGQRFTPATIPECDESDSSTIDSGQWMSFQKYAANGIPTSPTFNLIKPVAQRIPSNDMIIDKGKSIEFDFENVSVKAAWEGEKIHEVGLDDLELTLGSGTARM, encoded by the exons ATGATGTGGGAAGGTGGAGGGTTGCCGGTGGAGggcggtggtggtggtggtgaaggtggtggtggtggtggtggtggtagtgGTGGTGGTAGTGGGAGGAGGAAGCCATCATGGAGGGAAAGGGAGAATAATAGGAGGAGGGAAAGGAGGAGAAGGGCAATAGCAGCTAAGATTTATAGTGGATTAAGAGCACAGGGGAATTATAATCTTCCTAAACATTGTGATAACAATGAGGTTTTGAAGGCTCTCTGTGTTGAAGCTGGATGGGTTGTTGAGCCTGATGGAACTACTTATAGAAAG GGATGCAGGCCAACTCCAATGGAGATTGGAGGCACTTCAGCCAACATAACGCCAAGTTCTTCACGAAATCCAAGTCCTCCCTCTTCATACTTTGCTAGCCCGATTCCATCTTACCAAGTTAGTCCAACATCCTCGTCTTTCCCCAGTCCATCTCGTGGTGATGCTAACATGTCGTCACATCCATTTGCATTTCTCCATAGTTCCATTCCCTTGTCGCTACCACCATTACGAATATCAAACAGTGCCCCTGTAACACCACCTCTTTCATCACCAACTAGAGTCCCTAAGCAGATATTTAATCTTGAGACTTTGGCTAGAGAGTCTATGTCTGCTCTAAATATCCCTTTCTATGCTGCTTCAGCCCCAACTAGCCCAACTCGAGGTCAGCGATTCACTCCTGCTACAATACCAGAGTGTGACGAATCTGATTCATCCACCATTGATTCTGGCCAGTGGATGAGCTTTCAAAAGTATGCAGCCAATGGGATCCCTACTTCTCCGACTTTTAATCTTATTAAGCCTGTAGCTCAGAGAATTCCGTCTAATGATATGATCATCGACAAGGGTAAGAGCattgaatttgactttgagAATGTATCAGTTAAGGCAGCATGGGAAGGTGAAAAGATTCATGAGGTTGGTTTAGATGATCTGGAGCTCACTCTCGGAAGTGGGACTGCTCGGATGTGA